Proteins encoded together in one Terriglobus saanensis SP1PR4 window:
- a CDS encoding phospholipid carrier-dependent glycosyltransferase, which produces MTIENPEELSESTRTTKAGLAAAIVLVLIFFAQCVSTARRDSVSWDESQHLYSGWLSWKQADFGFNPEVPPLVKMWCAIPLLHRNMTQPPYIGGSFKKEGFVLGQRFLAANGIDPTLIPARLMAALLSALLAITIFLAALEMYGQTAALLALALFCFDPNFLAHGAFVTTDVGASFTLLLSTYLFYRVLKAPSALRVIWLGIAVGMTLTAKFTGIFVLPMIVVVSLLDLWNRRAAHVRKHREASGPQLTMVVASISAMGLFFIWAIYRFRFAARPANLALDPVTNQYLQELSSPLSRSMLLWVANHHLLPEAYLYGLADTKISAASLPSYLFGHLTHQASRWYYPAALTIKSTLPFLLLLLVTIVALASRRWQIRREAIVLMVPPAVLFVLASTSDIGIGFRHLLPIFPMLYILIAGCATHLVHRNRNLAYVLGALLLWQIGTSELSRPGLVAYANEAWGGPAMTHLYLTDSNTDWGQQLRYVKTYLDQHPNEPCYFAYFEQGPVDFRDYGVRCQVLPTGSGTWTGMTSMHFGSNPSVSGLVLVSDGVLAGADIPGKTNPYATFQTLRPDAVIDRAVYVYKGQFKLGPAAALEHVEGSGIFLTQGRTQEALVDAELATRLDPESATAWEAKGDALAAMGRRAEAHIAYQIALEAPELDPVFEQELVRALRRKAGA; this is translated from the coding sequence ATGACGATAGAGAACCCTGAAGAGTTGAGCGAATCGACGCGGACAACGAAAGCTGGGCTCGCAGCAGCCATCGTCCTTGTTCTGATTTTCTTCGCGCAGTGTGTCTCTACGGCCAGAAGAGATTCGGTGAGTTGGGACGAATCCCAGCACCTCTACTCGGGATGGCTATCGTGGAAACAAGCGGACTTCGGCTTCAATCCGGAGGTTCCGCCCCTGGTCAAAATGTGGTGCGCGATACCGCTTCTCCATCGCAACATGACTCAGCCTCCTTACATCGGAGGCTCGTTCAAAAAAGAAGGCTTTGTCCTTGGCCAACGTTTTTTGGCCGCCAATGGCATTGACCCAACCTTGATCCCGGCTCGTCTCATGGCCGCTCTGCTCAGCGCGCTGTTGGCGATCACCATCTTTCTGGCTGCCCTGGAAATGTACGGCCAGACGGCAGCGCTGTTGGCGCTGGCCCTGTTCTGCTTCGATCCCAACTTCCTGGCGCACGGAGCATTCGTTACCACGGATGTTGGGGCATCGTTCACTCTGCTTCTATCCACCTACCTGTTCTACCGCGTTTTGAAAGCCCCCTCGGCTCTTCGAGTCATATGGCTGGGCATCGCCGTAGGCATGACCCTGACCGCCAAGTTTACGGGCATCTTCGTCCTCCCGATGATTGTCGTTGTCTCGCTCCTTGACCTCTGGAATCGAAGGGCCGCCCACGTCAGGAAGCACAGAGAAGCGAGCGGCCCACAACTGACCATGGTGGTTGCGTCCATTTCAGCGATGGGCCTGTTTTTCATCTGGGCGATCTATCGCTTCCGCTTCGCGGCACGACCTGCGAACCTTGCCCTGGATCCTGTGACGAACCAGTATCTGCAGGAGCTCTCCTCACCCCTCAGTCGTTCCATGTTGCTTTGGGTCGCGAACCATCACCTGCTGCCGGAGGCATACCTTTACGGCCTCGCGGACACCAAGATCTCAGCGGCGTCGCTGCCGAGTTATCTCTTCGGACACCTGACTCATCAGGCATCACGCTGGTACTACCCGGCCGCGTTGACCATCAAGTCCACACTCCCGTTCCTCCTTCTGCTGCTTGTTACCATCGTGGCGCTGGCCAGCAGACGCTGGCAGATCCGGCGGGAAGCCATCGTTCTGATGGTTCCACCCGCTGTACTCTTCGTTCTTGCGAGTACCTCTGATATCGGAATTGGCTTCCGCCATCTCCTCCCGATCTTCCCGATGCTGTACATCCTGATTGCCGGATGTGCGACACACCTCGTGCATCGGAATCGCAACCTGGCCTATGTCCTGGGCGCTCTGCTGCTCTGGCAGATTGGAACGTCGGAGCTCTCACGCCCCGGCCTGGTTGCCTACGCGAACGAGGCTTGGGGCGGGCCCGCAATGACCCATCTCTATCTCACCGATTCAAATACGGATTGGGGCCAGCAGTTACGCTATGTGAAGACCTACCTCGATCAGCATCCGAACGAGCCCTGTTACTTCGCCTACTTCGAACAGGGTCCGGTCGACTTCCGCGACTACGGCGTTCGCTGCCAGGTCCTGCCCACCGGTTCTGGCACCTGGACGGGAATGACTTCGATGCACTTCGGTTCGAATCCCTCTGTCTCTGGCCTCGTCCTGGTGAGCGACGGCGTCTTGGCAGGTGCGGACATTCCCGGCAAGACGAACCCTTACGCAACGTTCCAAACCCTGCGGCCGGATGCCGTGATCGACCGCGCCGTTTACGTGTACAAAGGACAATTCAAACTTGGCCCTGCGGCCGCTCTCGAACATGTAGAGGGATCAGGAATATTTCTGACACAAGGACGAACCCAGGAGGCACTCGTTGACGCAGAATTAGCCACCCGCCTGGACCCTGAGAGCGCGACGGCCTGGGAAGCCAAAGGCGACGCACTCGCCGCCATGGGGCGCCGCGCCGAGGCTCACATCGCTTACCAGATTGCGCTTGAAGCTCCAGAACTTGACCCGGTGTTCGAGCAGGAATTAGTGAGAGCCCTGCGAAGGAAAGCCGGTGCCTAG
- a CDS encoding ABC transporter permease — MFERLRSLFSSLFRVRAHRSEFEAGMSEELSFHIEQYTEELIQTGLSPSEAARRARIEFGGRNSIEGECREARGLHWFDELGRQMRYASRMLRKTPGFTTTALLTLAVCLGANLTIFAVINSVLLRPLPFPESDRLVTLFNTYPKAGVDRDGSSVTNYYERRGRIPAFASTSIYRYSTAIVGESGSTERAQAMRVSPEFFSTLGRGPVEGRGFKEEETSYGSDHEVVITDAFWRHSVNADPHIIGKKIRVDGNPTTVIGILPPDFRFLSSEARLYFPLASSLGERGPLQRHNGGNSTQMIARLAPGMRLTQAQEQIDAQNARLEVDDPQGKMLADAGFRTLVVPLHADHVASIRPTLLLLQAGALTLLLIGTVNLGNLFLVRAGSRAKEHAVRQALGASRKHIASEVMVETTLLTLGGGLLGLAVAAGGIRLLSVLGAESLPLGSQIVFDARLATVALAAAIALGVLLAVPIAWLNLRRPLGDALQSEGRSGTSARATQSLRQGFVISQIALAFMLLAGAGLLGISLQRSMEVSPGFRPDHILTGKIVFALKSYSDGLARVAFTEKLVDQVAHLPGVLSAGVVTNVPLSGNSGKSAATIQGRSPQPGESPRGHYSYGVGGDYFKTMGFALLEGRFLTGTDSRSTQRVCVVDQDFAHYYWPNGSALGHRLFEGGEQRNDAEAFTIVGVVGSVKQAGLTDEVAQGAIYYPYSFHSGDIFVAVRSSLPPESLGLTLQGAVRQIDPDLPVNDVRTMEARMTDSLAARRTPALLAALFSAIALLLVAIGSYGVLSYAVEQQRREIGVRMALGAQPGQIRNQFLLLALRLLAYGVLLGGIGAWLTGRAMQTLLFHVPAFNLAILLGAAGVMGVVSIVACLLPSYRAARTSIVEAIRAA; from the coding sequence ATGTTTGAACGCTTGCGTTCCTTGTTTAGTTCTCTGTTTCGCGTGCGGGCTCATCGGAGTGAGTTTGAAGCAGGCATGTCCGAAGAGTTGAGCTTCCATATCGAGCAGTACACCGAAGAGCTCATTCAAACCGGACTATCACCATCCGAAGCAGCACGCCGCGCACGCATTGAGTTCGGTGGCCGCAACAGCATTGAAGGAGAGTGCCGCGAGGCGCGTGGGCTGCACTGGTTCGATGAACTTGGGCGTCAGATGCGCTACGCCTCGCGCATGTTGCGCAAGACACCGGGGTTCACTACCACAGCACTTCTCACACTTGCTGTTTGTCTCGGAGCGAACCTCACGATCTTTGCGGTGATCAACTCCGTTCTGCTGCGTCCGCTGCCGTTTCCGGAGTCGGACCGGCTTGTCACGCTCTTCAATACGTATCCCAAGGCGGGCGTCGATCGCGACGGATCTTCGGTGACGAATTACTACGAGCGTCGAGGCCGGATTCCAGCATTCGCCTCGACTTCGATCTATCGCTACAGCACTGCGATCGTCGGTGAGAGTGGGTCCACGGAACGCGCACAGGCGATGCGCGTCTCTCCGGAGTTCTTCTCTACGCTTGGCCGCGGTCCCGTTGAGGGCCGGGGCTTCAAAGAAGAAGAGACCTCGTATGGCAGCGATCATGAGGTCGTGATCACCGATGCTTTCTGGCGGCACAGCGTCAATGCGGACCCTCACATCATTGGAAAAAAGATTCGTGTGGATGGCAATCCCACTACGGTCATCGGCATTCTTCCACCTGACTTTCGGTTCCTCTCTTCCGAAGCGCGCCTTTACTTTCCGCTGGCATCGAGTCTCGGAGAGCGCGGGCCACTGCAGCGACATAATGGCGGCAACTCCACCCAGATGATCGCACGGCTTGCACCTGGAATGCGTCTCACGCAGGCGCAGGAGCAGATCGATGCGCAGAATGCCAGATTGGAGGTAGACGACCCACAGGGCAAGATGCTGGCCGATGCTGGCTTTCGAACGCTGGTGGTGCCGCTGCATGCCGATCACGTGGCGAGTATCCGGCCTACGCTTCTTCTGTTGCAAGCCGGTGCGCTTACGCTTCTCCTCATCGGTACGGTCAACCTGGGGAACCTGTTTCTGGTGCGTGCCGGGAGCCGGGCCAAGGAACATGCTGTGCGGCAGGCTTTGGGTGCGAGCCGGAAGCACATCGCCAGTGAGGTGATGGTGGAGACCACTTTGCTGACGCTGGGCGGAGGCCTGCTCGGGCTTGCAGTGGCTGCTGGAGGAATTCGTCTGCTTAGCGTGCTTGGCGCGGAGAGTCTGCCGTTGGGAAGCCAGATCGTCTTCGATGCGCGCCTTGCAACGGTTGCGTTGGCGGCGGCCATTGCGCTGGGCGTGTTGTTGGCCGTGCCCATCGCGTGGCTCAATCTTCGACGGCCGCTGGGAGACGCGCTTCAGTCTGAGGGCCGATCCGGAACGAGTGCCCGCGCGACGCAATCTCTGCGCCAGGGCTTCGTCATCTCGCAGATCGCCCTGGCCTTCATGCTGCTGGCGGGCGCTGGCCTGCTTGGGATCAGCCTGCAGCGCTCCATGGAGGTCTCTCCTGGATTCCGGCCCGACCATATCCTCACAGGAAAGATCGTCTTTGCTTTGAAGAGTTACTCTGACGGTCTCGCGAGGGTTGCCTTTACGGAGAAGCTGGTCGATCAGGTTGCGCATCTGCCCGGGGTGCTCTCCGCCGGTGTTGTCACGAATGTGCCTCTCAGCGGCAACAGTGGCAAGAGTGCAGCTACGATTCAAGGGCGTTCGCCGCAACCGGGCGAATCCCCGCGCGGTCACTACTCCTATGGCGTGGGAGGAGACTACTTCAAGACGATGGGCTTCGCTTTGCTCGAAGGCCGTTTCCTTACGGGCACCGATTCGCGGAGCACGCAGCGCGTCTGCGTCGTCGACCAGGACTTCGCTCACTACTATTGGCCGAATGGCAGTGCTCTCGGGCATCGCCTGTTTGAAGGGGGCGAGCAACGCAACGATGCCGAAGCCTTCACGATTGTTGGCGTGGTTGGAAGTGTGAAGCAGGCAGGCCTCACAGATGAAGTGGCCCAGGGGGCGATCTACTATCCCTACTCCTTTCATAGCGGGGACATCTTCGTCGCTGTTCGCAGCAGCCTGCCTCCGGAGTCGCTTGGGCTGACGCTGCAGGGGGCCGTCCGGCAGATCGATCCAGACCTGCCCGTCAACGATGTCCGCACCATGGAAGCCCGCATGACCGACAGCCTTGCCGCTCGACGCACACCAGCACTGCTTGCGGCACTCTTCTCCGCCATCGCTCTGCTGCTTGTGGCCATCGGCAGCTATGGCGTGTTGAGCTATGCGGTCGAACAGCAGCGCCGCGAGATCGGCGTGCGCATGGCGCTGGGAGCGCAGCCCGGACAGATCCGCAACCAGTTCCTGCTTCTCGCGTTGCGTCTGCTGGCTTACGGTGTGTTGCTCGGGGGCATTGGCGCGTGGCTGACTGGACGAGCGATGCAGACGCTGCTCTTCCATGTGCCTGCCTTCAACCTGGCAATTCTTCTCGGTGCCGCAGGTGTTATGGGTGTGGTGTCCATCGTCGCTTGTCTATTGCCCTCTTACCGAGCGGCGCGGACTTCCATCGTCGAAGCAATCCGCGCCGCGTAG
- a CDS encoding cupin domain-containing protein produces MQNRRDLLAALPALALFGPALAAAQEPASDTKTGPVGTTDGTARLAHNTIFRYSDMKVSRSANGESRAILSGTLPTGEGLEMHETMLLPGHAPHPPHQHMHSEMLLVRSGTLSWLVNGKQETAGPGDILFAASQELHGVNNIGTANAEYFVVAIGPNLKK; encoded by the coding sequence ATGCAAAATCGACGTGATCTTTTGGCTGCTCTGCCCGCGCTTGCGCTGTTCGGGCCCGCTTTGGCTGCTGCACAGGAACCTGCCTCCGACACGAAGACCGGACCGGTGGGTACGACCGATGGCACCGCCCGGCTGGCGCACAACACCATCTTTCGATACAGCGATATGAAGGTCAGCAGGTCCGCGAACGGGGAGAGCCGCGCGATCCTAAGCGGAACGCTGCCGACGGGCGAAGGCCTGGAGATGCACGAGACCATGCTCCTGCCGGGACATGCGCCCCATCCTCCCCATCAACACATGCACTCGGAGATGCTGCTGGTCCGGAGCGGGACTCTCTCTTGGCTGGTGAACGGGAAGCAGGAGACTGCCGGGCCGGGGGACATCCTCTTTGCGGCTTCGCAGGAGCTGCATGGCGTGAACAATATCGGGACTGCGAATGCCGAGTATTTCGTGGTGGCGATTGGGCCGAATCTGAAGAAGTGA
- a CDS encoding GH116 family glycosyl-hydrolase, with product MQSIFTKRIQGAEIALAMVLLLSCEAHSQAGEDYGAQQANSRFAATTDTVNTEAPNYLALHDAPGPSGVPLGGIGVGAVDLAPDGHFTRIAVNNWATDSGVARARAENPEWDAEAFLAVWEKDSSGNVAAVRLQRDRRTAYGMGAYGHSTYRGLFPTARIAFDDPSANSPHSLVSVFAYSGLAPQNVKDSSLPGFWIEVTLANSDSKPVEASVALSWPDLVGRGIYDVAPGAEKTGYDRAFDIEKLVAVPSPATQVEALQMDSLHGLRQFSTATPSIRQATFQNYINAVAILAEVPEGGSVSTNPAWSKTDADSWKSFREDGAFPSRTGTTALSQSGKLSGASVVAIKAHIAGGGKQTFRFLITWSIPTLPHASVQFGTSDYGRYFQNYFPDFQSLIHYEFSERARILRETLSWQKPILDSTLPDWLKFKLINSGYTIYTNTMLNKSGDFSVMEGGMGGLAGTMDQRLVAHPFYQKFFTQLDRAELQRFADTQDTDGGILHFDGSYFVGLADDHGHTPVPHEKMIDNTGAWVIQLAKDYQQTGDDTFIKKNADHIRRGFAYMKAQIRDDSFIPVGGQTYDDFPHPEISVYTGTVYLAALRAGVVLGDALGDTQMSHEAETQFKQTQAGLIHALWNGRFFAYGTDIGGAHRRDDRLFSGQLAGQFLSRYAGWGDVLPHDQAKSAIYEQLHTSVLGTPDFYAPKVWDLEMQRGVDMPGSRSWPFYLESYTAMTAIQLGYVADGLGMMRHIQLVHLRNGWTWSQNLWNPAELTYVAAPVTWFAPEVLSNASLDLSHHGLTLGPVLLPGQTHTVVPLFFPRFWASLEYSPAESKVLLHITRTFDDRPIVLKELIIEPMGTPFGKATTVQIPPFAVTAGRTLDLSTFVKDFEKAEIQERVLEP from the coding sequence ATGCAAAGTATTTTTACGAAGAGGATCCAGGGCGCGGAAATCGCCCTGGCTATGGTTCTGCTTCTTTCCTGCGAGGCGCACTCACAGGCAGGAGAAGATTACGGTGCACAGCAGGCCAACAGCCGCTTCGCCGCCACAACGGACACCGTGAATACGGAGGCTCCCAACTATCTCGCACTGCACGACGCGCCAGGGCCAAGCGGCGTTCCTCTTGGAGGCATAGGAGTGGGTGCTGTGGACCTCGCTCCGGATGGCCACTTCACACGCATCGCCGTCAATAACTGGGCCACGGATAGCGGTGTGGCACGGGCACGCGCTGAGAACCCTGAGTGGGATGCGGAAGCTTTTCTCGCCGTCTGGGAGAAAGACTCCTCGGGTAACGTGGCTGCGGTGCGGCTTCAGCGCGACCGTCGCACCGCCTACGGCATGGGTGCGTATGGGCATAGCACTTATCGAGGACTCTTCCCGACCGCGAGAATCGCCTTCGACGATCCTTCTGCGAACAGCCCGCACTCCCTTGTATCGGTCTTTGCCTATAGCGGCTTGGCACCGCAGAACGTCAAGGATTCGTCACTCCCCGGCTTCTGGATCGAAGTCACACTTGCCAACTCAGACTCCAAGCCTGTCGAAGCGTCCGTTGCTCTCTCGTGGCCGGACCTGGTCGGGCGTGGGATCTACGACGTAGCACCCGGAGCGGAGAAGACCGGTTACGACCGCGCGTTCGATATAGAGAAGCTCGTGGCCGTTCCCTCTCCTGCAACGCAGGTGGAAGCTCTGCAGATGGATAGCCTTCATGGTCTGCGACAGTTCTCTACCGCTACACCCTCCATCCGCCAGGCCACGTTCCAGAATTACATCAATGCCGTGGCCATTCTCGCGGAGGTGCCGGAGGGTGGCAGCGTCAGCACCAATCCTGCATGGAGTAAAACAGACGCCGACTCATGGAAGAGCTTTCGCGAGGATGGAGCCTTTCCGTCACGCACCGGGACCACCGCACTCAGCCAGAGCGGAAAGTTATCGGGCGCAAGCGTCGTTGCCATCAAAGCCCACATCGCAGGCGGAGGCAAGCAGACCTTCCGATTTCTGATCACATGGTCCATACCAACGCTCCCACACGCCTCTGTCCAGTTCGGCACCAGCGACTATGGTCGCTACTTTCAAAACTATTTTCCGGACTTCCAATCCCTGATTCACTACGAGTTCTCAGAGCGCGCACGCATCCTGAGAGAGACGTTGTCCTGGCAGAAACCCATTCTCGACAGCACCTTGCCGGACTGGTTGAAGTTCAAGCTCATCAATAGCGGCTACACCATCTACACCAACACCATGCTGAATAAGAGTGGCGACTTCAGCGTGATGGAAGGTGGCATGGGAGGCCTCGCGGGCACGATGGACCAGAGACTCGTAGCGCATCCCTTCTATCAAAAATTCTTCACCCAGCTCGACCGGGCCGAGCTGCAACGCTTCGCCGATACGCAGGACACCGACGGCGGAATACTTCACTTCGATGGCAGCTACTTTGTAGGCCTCGCCGATGACCACGGGCATACGCCCGTTCCGCACGAGAAGATGATCGATAACACCGGGGCCTGGGTCATCCAGTTGGCAAAGGACTATCAGCAAACCGGCGACGATACCTTCATCAAAAAGAATGCCGATCACATCCGCCGTGGCTTTGCGTACATGAAAGCGCAGATCCGGGACGACTCTTTCATTCCCGTGGGAGGGCAAACGTACGACGACTTTCCGCACCCGGAGATCTCCGTCTATACCGGCACCGTTTACCTGGCGGCACTGCGCGCAGGAGTCGTGCTCGGCGATGCGCTTGGGGATACGCAGATGTCCCATGAGGCCGAAACTCAGTTCAAGCAGACGCAAGCTGGCCTCATTCATGCTCTTTGGAATGGCCGGTTCTTCGCGTACGGAACAGACATCGGCGGAGCCCATCGTCGCGACGACCGTCTCTTCAGCGGACAACTCGCAGGCCAATTCCTGAGCCGCTACGCCGGTTGGGGAGATGTCCTTCCGCACGATCAGGCGAAGTCAGCGATCTACGAACAACTGCATACCTCGGTCCTCGGCACTCCGGACTTCTATGCTCCCAAAGTGTGGGACCTGGAGATGCAGCGCGGCGTCGACATGCCGGGCTCGCGGTCCTGGCCTTTTTATCTTGAAAGCTACACCGCCATGACCGCGATCCAGTTGGGCTACGTCGCAGACGGTCTGGGCATGATGCGCCACATTCAGTTAGTTCATCTGCGTAATGGTTGGACCTGGAGCCAGAACCTCTGGAATCCTGCTGAGCTGACCTACGTTGCCGCACCCGTCACGTGGTTTGCCCCGGAGGTGCTAAGCAATGCATCGCTGGACCTCTCGCATCACGGGCTGACATTGGGGCCCGTGTTGCTTCCGGGCCAGACACACACGGTGGTTCCGCTCTTCTTCCCACGCTTCTGGGCCAGTCTTGAGTACTCACCCGCCGAAAGCAAAGTTCTCCTCCACATCACCAGGACGTTCGACGATCGACCGATTGTGCTGAAAGAACTGATTATCGAGCCGATGGGCACACCCTTCGGCAAAGCAACGACCGTGCAGATTCCACCCTTCGCGGTCACAGCAGGAAGAACGTTGGACCTTTCAACCTTTGTGAAAGATTTCGAGAAAGCAGAGATCCAGGAGCGGGTTTTGGAACCGTAG
- a CDS encoding right-handed parallel beta-helix repeat-containing protein, producing the protein MNVVNYGATGDGRTDDTSATNAAMTACAGRTRPKDGCILYFPAGIYLTTGLSIQAFVNIKGDGWGTSVLRLKPHTASDVLTVPASAFNFSIYGITLDGNSRQGGTGNCFSTATTLTGPAEWNTSNKRTAPVNAQKWGHIEEVMFSNCSADGIHINSFNYMLFFDNFYVFNNGVYGIFSSGTNSSFTNFQIERNGTAGIHLAGANNRFMSGEVIWNGATVSTEAGVYVSGLRNIIMAIQTEDNYTNGFVDSGINNEFIGCFSDSNGYAKGNVNASSLNASGFIVAGTGGVYIGDKVTSYRGLLPDGHYTTEWPYTITKANQSKVEISYDSTNKPPIAVAGDIEPVRGAGKGGHVACILAPGPPIVLGSCASAQSSSGTCTCN; encoded by the coding sequence GTGAACGTTGTGAACTATGGAGCTACAGGAGATGGCAGAACCGATGATACTTCGGCAACCAATGCAGCGATGACAGCCTGCGCAGGCAGAACAAGGCCGAAGGATGGCTGCATCCTGTATTTCCCGGCGGGCATTTACCTTACAACAGGGCTTTCGATCCAGGCGTTTGTAAATATTAAAGGAGATGGTTGGGGAACCTCGGTCCTTCGACTCAAGCCACACACTGCTTCGGATGTTCTAACGGTTCCCGCCTCTGCGTTCAACTTCAGCATCTACGGGATCACACTGGATGGAAACTCTCGCCAGGGTGGGACGGGTAATTGCTTTTCTACCGCGACCACTTTGACCGGACCGGCCGAGTGGAATACCTCCAATAAACGGACCGCGCCGGTGAACGCCCAAAAATGGGGCCATATCGAAGAAGTGATGTTTTCAAACTGCTCAGCAGATGGAATCCACATCAACTCATTTAATTACATGCTCTTTTTTGATAACTTTTACGTCTTCAATAACGGGGTTTATGGGATTTTTTCTTCTGGAACGAATAGCAGTTTTACAAACTTTCAGATTGAGCGCAACGGTACGGCGGGGATACATCTTGCCGGCGCGAACAACCGATTTATGTCCGGCGAAGTGATTTGGAATGGTGCGACTGTCAGTACGGAAGCGGGGGTGTACGTGTCGGGTCTCCGCAACATCATCATGGCGATCCAGACTGAAGATAACTACACCAATGGATTTGTTGACAGCGGAATCAATAACGAATTTATAGGGTGTTTCTCTGATTCCAACGGCTATGCGAAGGGAAACGTAAATGCTTCGTCCTTGAATGCCAGTGGATTTATTGTTGCGGGTACCGGCGGAGTTTATATAGGCGACAAGGTGACGAGTTACAGGGGGCTTTTGCCTGATGGGCATTACACGACGGAGTGGCCATATACCATCACCAAAGCCAATCAATCGAAGGTTGAGATAAGTTACGACAGCACAAATAAGCCACCTATTGCCGTTGCGGGTGATATCGAGCCGGTACGCGGCGCAGGCAAGGGTGGACACGTCGCCTGTATCCTCGCTCCAGGGCCGCCGATCGTCCTCGGATCCTGCGCTTCTGCGCAGAGCTCTTCTGGTACCTGCACCTGCAATTGA
- the dnaN gene encoding DNA polymerase III subunit beta, giving the protein MSTAASPLSSGTSAAPTGNLEITVSRSELLRELTAAQSVVERKTTIPILSNFLFEADEDRLTITATDLDQSLRTSCAAKVKKPGACTIPARKLYDYIKLLPDGEISIKLMDNHWVQIRAGRSNTKMVGMARANFPQVAEFPTTGSIKIAVPALRSMIAKTIFSISSEESRYTLNGALLVLKAESMAMVATDGHRLAHIERLGENLAGVSGEKKTLIPRKALGELSSLLANSNAATEEEDYVEFADDDTTLFFRIGGRVLTSRKLTGQFPNYEAVLPRDNNKFVIVRSEDLMGALQRVAQFADERSGAVKIRLEQNELRISSSSTDSGESEDIIETPYNYDPLVVGFNSQYLIDFLKAIGNTGEVRLEFKDAQSAGQMRPEDSNEDQKYRYILMPMRI; this is encoded by the coding sequence GTGTCGACCGCTGCCTCTCCGCTCTCCTCTGGCACCTCCGCTGCACCTACCGGCAATCTGGAGATCACCGTCTCCCGTTCGGAGCTTCTGCGCGAACTCACCGCGGCGCAGTCTGTCGTCGAGCGCAAGACCACGATCCCGATCCTGTCGAACTTCCTCTTCGAGGCCGACGAAGACCGTCTGACCATCACGGCCACGGACCTGGATCAGTCGCTGCGGACCTCCTGCGCGGCCAAGGTGAAGAAGCCCGGCGCGTGCACGATCCCCGCCCGCAAGCTCTACGACTACATCAAGTTACTTCCGGACGGCGAAATCTCCATCAAGCTCATGGACAACCACTGGGTTCAGATTCGCGCCGGTCGCTCGAACACCAAGATGGTGGGCATGGCCCGCGCCAACTTCCCCCAGGTGGCCGAGTTCCCCACGACGGGTTCGATCAAAATAGCCGTTCCCGCCCTGCGCAGCATGATCGCGAAAACGATCTTCTCCATCTCCAGCGAAGAGTCGCGCTACACCCTCAACGGTGCCCTTCTCGTCCTCAAGGCGGAGAGTATGGCCATGGTGGCAACCGACGGGCATCGCCTGGCGCACATCGAGCGCCTGGGCGAAAACCTCGCCGGCGTCTCCGGCGAGAAGAAGACGCTCATCCCGCGCAAAGCGCTCGGCGAACTCTCCTCGCTTCTGGCGAACTCCAACGCCGCCACCGAGGAAGAAGACTACGTCGAGTTTGCGGACGATGACACCACGCTCTTCTTCCGTATCGGCGGACGCGTCCTGACCAGCCGCAAGCTAACGGGCCAGTTCCCGAACTACGAAGCTGTCCTGCCGCGCGACAACAACAAGTTCGTTATCGTCCGTTCGGAAGACCTGATGGGAGCCCTGCAGCGCGTCGCCCAGTTCGCCGACGAGCGCTCCGGCGCGGTGAAGATCCGCCTGGAACAGAACGAGCTCCGCATCTCCAGCTCCTCCACCGACTCCGGCGAATCGGAAGACATCATCGAGACGCCCTACAACTACGACCCCCTCGTCGTCGGCTTCAATTCTCAATACCTCATAGACTTCCTCAAGGCAATCGGCAATACCGGCGAAGTCCGCCTGGAGTTCAAGGACGCCCAGTCCGCCGGTCAGATGCGCCCGGAAGACTCCAACGAAGACCAGAAGTACCGCTACATCCTCATGCCGATGCGCATCTGA
- a CDS encoding TetR/AcrR family transcriptional regulator: protein MANRIISDEDFLAAALELFRTYGFDGVSLKQLADATGLEKASLYYRYPGGKDEIVIAAAREVAKWFQENLIEPLKGGGSTRKRILATAERLREFYFGGSKACVTDVLSLPGGPDKLRTALKGVMEALIQSFTEVARESGLSPSLARSRAEEALVRIEGSLVVARVLRDTSPFERSLKALPELLTKS, encoded by the coding sequence ATGGCAAACCGTATTATCAGTGACGAAGATTTTCTTGCAGCAGCGCTCGAGCTATTTCGAACATACGGTTTCGACGGTGTGAGCCTCAAGCAGCTTGCCGATGCGACCGGGTTGGAAAAAGCCAGTTTGTACTACCGCTATCCCGGCGGGAAGGATGAGATCGTCATTGCGGCTGCGCGGGAGGTCGCCAAGTGGTTTCAGGAGAACCTGATCGAGCCGTTGAAAGGCGGAGGTTCGACGCGGAAGCGAATCCTGGCCACGGCGGAGCGCCTTAGAGAGTTCTACTTCGGCGGGTCGAAGGCCTGCGTCACAGATGTGTTGTCTCTTCCGGGCGGACCGGACAAACTGCGAACGGCACTCAAAGGCGTCATGGAAGCGTTGATCCAATCGTTTACGGAGGTCGCCAGGGAAAGCGGTCTGTCCCCGTCGCTGGCCCGCTCGCGAGCTGAAGAGGCGCTTGTCCGCATCGAAGGCTCGCTCGTGGTGGCTCGTGTCCTGCGGGACACCTCGCCCTTTGAACGAAGCCTCAAGGCGCTTCCGGAGCTTTTAACAAAAAGCTGA